Within the Halobaculum limi genome, the region GCGGCGTCGCTGGGGCACTCCGCCGCGTCAGCGGCGAGGAACTCCAGGAGGCAGCCGTCGCCGCCGGCCCGGTCCACCTCGGTGAGACGGCCGTGACGGGGGCGTTCGACCTCGACGCCGAGTACGTCATCCACGCCGCGGCGATGCCACACTACGGCGACGGGGAGGCGACCGAAGCGAGCATCCGCGACGCGGCGCGAAACGCCCTCGAAGCCGCCGACGCCCGCGACTGCGAGTCGCTCGTGATCCCTGCGCTCGGAGCGGGTGTCGCGGGCTACGACCTCGCGGAGGGCGCACGGGTCATCGCTGAGGAGATACGCGCGTTCGACGCCGACTCGCTGTCGGACGTGCGCTTCATCGCCTACTCAGACGAGGAGTACGAGACCGTCCGCCAGGCTGTCGACGCGGCGTAGACTCGACGTGGCGTACTGACGACGCAGGTGGCCGAAACGCCGAAGCCCCCGCCGTCGCTATCGGCGGGTGATGCCCTCCCTGCTCGAACGCTTGCTCGGATCGGAGACGCCGGACGAACAGGTCGACCTCGAATCTCGCCAGGAGGCGGCCGACGAGGCGCTCCGCGAGGCTGTCGACGCAAGCGCCCGGTCGGTCGACGACTGCGGCGTCACCGGCGTCGCCGTGGTCAACGAGGGACCAGACGGCGAACCGGTCGTCGTGCCTATCGCGCGCTTCTCGCTCGGTGAAGAAGTCGAGAACCCCGATATGGACCGCGTGTGGGACCTGGTCGGCCTCGCGGCCGAGGCGGTGCAGGGGCCGTTCGACGACGTGTTCGTCCGCCACTACGACGTGCAGTTCACCTTCGACGGTGACGAACTGTTTGAGGCCGAAGCGTGCCGGCGCGTCCTCCTGACCGACGCCCTCGTGGACCGCTACGCGACGGACGCTGGGTTCTCGCTCGCGGACCTCCGCCGCGCCGTCGAGGACGCCGACGACATCGACGACGAGGTGGCCCCCGTCGCGTGGGGTGAGCCCGAAGATTACAGCCGAACTGCAAACGCCGCCGTCGTCACCGGCGGGAGCACCGCGGCGATGGCCGCCGCCGCGGGGGCCGCGGGCGCGTCCTGTGCGGGAGCAGGGGCGGCCGGCGGTGCGGGCGGTGGGGCCTGCTGAGCGTCACGCGCTGTCTGTCCACGGCCACCGGCGAACCGCTTTTCGCTACCGCGCCCATCGTTCACTCGTGCGCGTCCCCGACGACGCTCCCGCGACGTGCCCGACCTGCGGGGCCGACTACGACTCCGTCTCCGTCCACGACGCCGGCCTGTTGGTGAATCTCCTCGACAACGAGCGGTATCGCCGGGTCTGCTTCGAACCCGTCGCTGGCGACGACGGGAAGCCGGTGGTGCAGTTCTACCACCACACACACGAACAGGTCGGCGACGCGGAGTGAGCGGTCGCGGGCGGCCGTGGGGAGACTCGATCGCAGTCGCTCGCTCACGGCTCACTTCGTTCGCCGTTCGCATCGAGGCACTCGCAATGCTCGTGCCTCGCGCTCAGGCCCAGGGCCGTCTTGTTCGAACCGACCGTGAGGGACGGCGCACGCGAGGTGCGCCTACGCCCACGGTCGCTCCGAAAACTCCCCGCTGTCGATCTCTCGCTGAATCTCGGCGGCCGTCTCCTCGTCGACGCTCACGAGGTGACACAGCGGGTGGCCGGGCGCGGCGACGGGGTTCTGCAACGCGCCGACGACGAGGCCGGTGAACGGTGCGCGGATCGCCCGTTCGCGCGTCTTGAAGTGGTCGGTGATGGTGCAGACCGTGTCGCCCTCGTACACCAGCGGCGCGTCGTACTCCATATCGACGAGTCCCCCGGTGTCCGCGCGGAGCCACGTCTTGTCGTTCGCGGCGTCGACGATGCGGCGCCACCCGGGATAGATGACCGACCTGTTGGGGAGCACGTCGAACTCGGCGAGGACGCTCTCGACGCCCTCGAGTCCGCGCTCGATCAGTTCCGGCTGGAAGCGGTGGGCCCGACCCATCTCGATGGTGATGGTCGGGATTCCGGCGGTGGAGGCGACGCTGCGCAGGCTCCCGCCGTCGGCCTCTCCTGAGAGGACGACGTTGCTCCCGAACGCCCGCGCGAGGCGAGCGACTTCGGGGCGGTTCATATCGGCGCGAACGTGATACATCGTCGTTCGCCCGCGCGTGGACGTGTGGAAGTCCAGTCCCAGGTCGCACTGCTTGATGAACGTCTCGTAGATGGCGTTGGCCATCCGCTCGGCCGTGTTCGACCGCGGCTTTCCGGGGAACGAGCGATTGAGGTCCTGATCGTAGATGGGGAGATACCGCTGTTGGGCGAGGTAGCCAGGGACGTTGCAGACGTGGAGACACACGAGCGTCCCGTGGATCTGTGCGGGGGCGTAGCCGTCGGCTACCTCCTGCAACACCTTCACCCCGTTGAGTTCGTCGCCGTGGATGGCCGCCGTCAGAAACACCGTCGGGCCGTCGTGTTCGCCGTTGATCACGGTGACGGGTATCTCGACGGAGTCGCCCAGGTACGTCTCGCCGACCTCGTGGCGGAAGTGGCGTGTCTCGCCGGGGTCGACCTCCGCTTGGTAGCGAAACGGCGTCGGGCCGGGGCTGTCGTCCGTCGGTTCTGTCGCGTTCGTGTCGTCGCCGAGGCCGTTCGAGGGGGCGCTGTCGCCGGGCATACTCCCCCTGCCGACGCGGGCCCGATGAACCTGCCGACGCGTTCGACGTGTCGGGCGAGCGTTCTTGTCGGTGAGCGTGGTACGAGTTTACGTGCCGCACCTCACCGACTCCCTCGACGTCGGGGGCGTCACGCTCCCCAACCGTCTCTATCGCGCTCCCCTCCTCGAACACGCGGGCAACGGCCCCGACGCGGTCGACACGTTGATCGCGGATCTGGAACCCGCCGCGGCCGCCGGTGCGGGACTCGTCTGTCAGGGCGCAACCATCGTCCGTGGCGAGGGCGGGTGTGCAGCGCCGGGGATGACTCGCGTCCACGACCCCGAGTTCGTCGCCGACCTCTCGCGTCTCACGGACGCGATCCACGACCACGGCGGTCGGATCGCGATCCAGTTGGAACACGGCGGTCTGCGCTCGATGGAGACGTGGCACGCGGGCTACCGTGACCGAAATCCCGACGTGCGGCAACTCGCGGTGTCGGACCCGCCGCGACCGTTGCGCCTACTCGACCGCCTCGGCTTCCTCGCGTACGACGCGCACGTCCTCTCGACGGCGGAGTGTCACGAACTCGCCGCCGACTTCGGGCGGGCGGCGGCCGCCGCCGTCGACGCCGGGTACGACCTGATCCACGTCGCGGGCGCGAATATGGGCATCGTCCACCAGTTCGCCTCTCCGTTCTACAACCGCCGTGACGACGAGTTCGGCGACCCTGCGCGTTTCTTCGAGGTACTCCTCGCGGCTATCCGCGATCGCACGGGCGACATTCCGGTGATGACGAAAGTGCCCGCCGAGACGGAGGCTCCACCGGGAATCGGGGCGGCGCTATCGGCCGCCGACTGTGTTCGCCTGTGCCAACGACTGGAGGCGGCGGGCTACGACGCCCTCGTCCCGGTGAACGGCTCCGTCTTCTGGGACATGAGCATCATCCGCGGGGCGTTCCCCGGTCGCTCGTGGCGCGACGAACGCTTCCGCGAGGGGTACGTCGACGCCTTCGGGTCGCGCCCGCGGGCGGCGCTCGTCGCCGCCGCAAACTGGGCCGAGTCACTCGTCTACACGCGGGAGACGGCGTGGAACGCCGACCTCTGTCAGCGCGTTCGAAACCGAGTCGACGTGCCCGTGTTCTGCGAGGGCGGGATCCGCGACCGACCGACTATCGAGGGGCTTCTCGGTGAGGAGGACGACCACGGCCGCGCCGTCGCAACCGACGCCGCGGCCGACGCCGTCGGGATGGCGCGGCCGTTCTACGCCGAACCGGGCCTCCCGGCGCGACTGCTGGCCGAGGCAGACGCACGCGTCGTCTGTGAAGACTGCAACAACTGCGTCGTCCCGCAGGCGGCCGGCGAATCTGGCGTCTGCCGCACCCCGAGCGTCCTCGAACGGGCGGGCGAACTGCGAAAGGCGGGCGCGTACGAGCGAGGAGAGTGACGCCGCTCAGAGTCTCGCCCGCGTCGACGAGAACGCCGGCATCGACACGCCGACCACCTCGGCGAGGGCGTCCGCGGCACCGAGCAGCCACTCTGCACGCTCGATCCGCGATTCGAGGTCGCCCGGCCCGATGCGGTAGGCGTCGACCAGTTCCTCGACGCTCGCGCCTTCGACCCACTCGCGGAGGATGCGGGCGGTCTTCACCGACTCGAGCCACCCCTCGAAGTCGTCGGCCTCCATCATCTCCGTCGTGAGGTGCGCCGCGTTGGATCGTGCGTACT harbors:
- a CDS encoding macro domain-containing protein, producing MEFTVIQGDIADESADALVNAAGTSLHMGSGVAGALRRVSGEELQEAAVAAGPVHLGETAVTGAFDLDAEYVIHAAAMPHYGDGEATEASIRDAARNALEAADARDCESLVIPALGAGVAGYDLAEGARVIAEEIRAFDADSLSDVRFIAYSDEEYETVRQAVDAA
- a CDS encoding succinylglutamate desuccinylase/aspartoacylase family protein yields the protein MPGDSAPSNGLGDDTNATEPTDDSPGPTPFRYQAEVDPGETRHFRHEVGETYLGDSVEIPVTVINGEHDGPTVFLTAAIHGDELNGVKVLQEVADGYAPAQIHGTLVCLHVCNVPGYLAQQRYLPIYDQDLNRSFPGKPRSNTAERMANAIYETFIKQCDLGLDFHTSTRGRTTMYHVRADMNRPEVARLARAFGSNVVLSGEADGGSLRSVASTAGIPTITIEMGRAHRFQPELIERGLEGVESVLAEFDVLPNRSVIYPGWRRIVDAANDKTWLRADTGGLVDMEYDAPLVYEGDTVCTITDHFKTRERAIRAPFTGLVVGALQNPVAAPGHPLCHLVSVDEETAAEIQREIDSGEFSERPWA
- a CDS encoding NADH:flavin oxidoreductase — protein: MPHLTDSLDVGGVTLPNRLYRAPLLEHAGNGPDAVDTLIADLEPAAAAGAGLVCQGATIVRGEGGCAAPGMTRVHDPEFVADLSRLTDAIHDHGGRIAIQLEHGGLRSMETWHAGYRDRNPDVRQLAVSDPPRPLRLLDRLGFLAYDAHVLSTAECHELAADFGRAAAAAVDAGYDLIHVAGANMGIVHQFASPFYNRRDDEFGDPARFFEVLLAAIRDRTGDIPVMTKVPAETEAPPGIGAALSAADCVRLCQRLEAAGYDALVPVNGSVFWDMSIIRGAFPGRSWRDERFREGYVDAFGSRPRAALVAAANWAESLVYTRETAWNADLCQRVRNRVDVPVFCEGGIRDRPTIEGLLGEEDDHGRAVATDAAADAVGMARPFYAEPGLPARLLAEADARVVCEDCNNCVVPQAAGESGVCRTPSVLERAGELRKAGAYERGE